From Candidatus Atribacteria bacterium ADurb.Bin276:
TGAGGATCTCATCTTTTTCTTTGAACTTCCGCCTTTGGATAAAGGAAGATTGAGAAGATCAGAGTGAGGAGGTTGATATATTCTTAATAATGAGGATTTACAAAACAGTTTTTTGAATGAAGCACAAAAAGGGAAGTTAAGGAATTAGAAAGTAACTTTGAATAATTAAAAAAGCTCCAAAGGAATGAAGTATAATATGAATTGGAGATTCCTTAAAGGAAGGAGAGGGTTATGAAATTTAAGGTTGTAATCACCTACGATCCAGAATTTAAAGGATATGTAGTGGATGTTCCCGAACTCCTCGGATGCATGAGTCAGGGTAAAACTCTTGATGAAGCCTTGAGCAATATAAAAGATGCCATTAGGGGATGGCTGGAAGTGGAAAAAAGACACGGAAGATTAAATTCTTTTGAGGAACACGAGGTGTTCTTAGGAGAGGTTACGATCTAAATGGGATTTCTCCCTCGTATGTCGGGTAAAGAAGTAGTAAAAATCTTCCAAAAGTTTGGTTATATTCTGGATCATCAAACTGGAAGTCATATGATTTTATATCATGAAGAAAGACCAACCCCATCAGTACCAAACCATAAAGAGTTGGCTCCAGGTTTACTTCA
This genomic window contains:
- a CDS encoding YcfA-like protein, producing MGFLPRMSGKEVVKIFQKFGYILDHQTGSHMILYHEERPTPSVPNHKELAPGLLQGLIRKSGLSVDKFLDARPS